Proteins from a genomic interval of Lycium ferocissimum isolate CSIRO_LF1 chromosome 2, AGI_CSIRO_Lferr_CH_V1, whole genome shotgun sequence:
- the LOC132046454 gene encoding RNA demethylase ALKBH9B, whose product MSDNQRTHKKDDPFLLNYDVDELRIASEFLSNWLPFLSRDLCHHCTHTLSDRIRSLSFKVGGNAECLKEPKNMSVSTPERCDSDGCNGNQENCDNNSLGGWNDCGDLNDNADTNSLGSWKDGAGGEPFEELSVDRHSSDSCIEGADSLSQPVGEVSTSEALPVTTPKVKMSWADMAQEDELQAEEVSESTALSSQVNGMSEEEITTPESKQKTELSREQREYIRFCNVKRKKDFICLERVNGKIFNILGGLELHKGVFSAVEQTRIVNYVEKLDQMGKNGELKGRTYTAPAKWMRGKGRVTIQFGCCYNYALDKSGNSPGILKSATVDPLPDLMKVMIRRLVRWHVMPPTCVPDSCIINIYEEGDCIPPHIDNHDFVRPFCTVSFLSECNIVFGSNLKIVGPGEFAGAIAIPLPVGSVLVLNGNGADVAKHCVPAVPAKRISITFRRMDEAKRPTEYVSEHDLEGLQPVSYEADTQKKSSSSRPRFSARKQSVGQEESMERVKMPMRRHSEPRYTGRYRRGPPNRQWVGANTEN is encoded by the exons GTTGATGAACTCCGAATCGCCTCTGAGTTTCTGTCCAATTGGCTTCCCTTTCTCTCACGTGACCTCTGCCATCACTGCACACATACCCTCTCCGATCGCATCCGATCCCTCAGTTTTA AAGTTGGTGGCAATGCGGAATGCTTGAAGGAACCGAAGAATATGAGTGTTTCGACTCCGGAACGTTGTGATTCGGATGGCTGTAATGGGAACCAAGAGAATTGTGACAACAATTCGCTTGGAGGTTGGAATGATTGTGGTGACTTGAACGATAATGCAGATACTAACTCATTGGGGAGTTGGAAAGACGGGGCTGGTGGGGAGCCCTTTGAGGAGCTTTCTGTGGACAGGCATTCATCTGACAGTTGTATAGAGGGTGCAGATTCCCTATCTCAGCCTGTTGGAGAGGTATCTACAAGTGAAGCATTACCTGTGACTACCCCTAAAGTGAAGATGTCATGGGCAGATATGGCTCAGGAGGATGAACTTCAAGCTGAGGAAGTGAGTGAGTCAACTGCCTTGAGTAGTCAGGTGAATGGTATGTCTGAAGAAGAAATTACTACCCCGGAGAGTAAGCAAAAAACAGAATTGTCAAGGGAGCAGCGAGAGTACATTAGATTCTGTAATGTGAAGAGGAAAAAGGACTTTATATGTTTGGAGAGGGTGAACGGGAAAATCTTTAATATACTTGGTGGACTGGAGCTACATAAGGGAGTCTTTAGCGCAGTTGAGCAAACTAGAATAGTTAATTATGTGGAGAAGCTTGACCAGATGGGGAAGAACGGGGAATTGAAAG GGAGGACGTATACTGCACCAGCAAAATGGATGAGGGGCAAAGGGCGTGTGACAATccaatttggttgttgttacaacTATGCACTA GATAAAAGTGGCAATTCCCCAGGGATCCTCAAAAGTGCAACTGTTGATCCATTGCCTGATCTTATGAAGGTCATGATTAGAAGGCTTGTAAGGTGGCATGTGATGCCTCCGACTTGTGTTCCAGACAGCTGTATTATCAACATTTATGAAGAGGGCGATTGCATACCACCACATATTGACAATCATGATTTTGTGCGCCCATTTTGTACTGTTTCATTTCTTAGTGAGTGCAACATTGTGTTCGGATCCAACTTGAAAATAGTGGGTCCCGGTGAATTTGCTGGTGCAATTGCAATACCATTGCCAGTGGG ATCTGTACTGGTCTTGAATGGAAATGGAGCTGATGTAGCTAAACACTGTGTGCCAGCTGTGCCTGCTAAGAG GATTTCAATCACATTTAGAAGAATGGACGAAGCTAAAAGACCAACTGAATATGTTTCTGAGCATGATTTAGAAGGGTTGCAGCCCGTGTCATATGAAGCAGACACACAAAAGAAATCAAGCTCCTCTAGGCCAAGGTTTTCCGCAAGAAAACAGTCAGTGGGACAAGAAGAGAGCATGGAAAGAGTAAAGATGCCAATGAGAAGGCATTCAGAGCCCCGTTACACAGGTCGATATCGACGAGGACCTCCAAACAGGCAGTGGGTTGGGGCGAATACGGAAAATTGA